Below is a window of Nicotiana tabacum cultivar K326 chromosome 19, ASM71507v2, whole genome shotgun sequence DNA.
CAGCATGTTAGTTTAAAATACACTTTGGTGTCAAGACTTGAATGTCTAAAGGCTTGTGAGCACCCTTTGAGGGATGATTGGGATTGCTGTGtaatatttttcaacttttgaaTCTTCACTTGGATTATTGCTTCTATGATAAGAATTTCTTGTGTTTGAGTTTTCTCCCTCTTAAATCCTCATAGTTCTAAGTTAAGGTTGATATTTGAGCACAGGGTTTAAGTTTTAGCTAGCTATTTGGATTTGTAgtcatttcaaatttttaatcCATTCTCCACTGGAAAGGGGTCACGTACGACGGATGAAAAATGATGTTTATAGTGCAAACAACAAACTAGAATCCGATTTATTTAGTGTCTTAAATTAGTTAAATCGTTATTCGGAGAAACAAACATATGAATGTGCCAGTAAAATACACTACCAGTTTTTTTACCcgacaaaaaaaaagaataccAAACAGCTGTAAATAGATAAACATAGAAACTGAAAAGGAGATGAAGAAACATGTCCACCAACATGAATAGAAGACATACAAGAGCTGAAAGAAAAGGTATTccaaaaagaaacaacataagAACAAAGCATTTATTTTGCAGAAAACTTGAATTCAAAGTGGATGCATGGGATGATCAAGATATAAAAGCAGTTAGTACTTAGTAGTAAGAGTATCGTCGTGATGGCCCGTCAATGGAGTCCAGAATAGCCTGTCGTGATCGTGCCGCAATCTGAGATTCAAGTTGAGCTGCCATTAGCCGCTCATGAGCATCATTAACTGAATTTATCATCTCCACTGTTGCATTTGGATTTGGAATTGTATTCCGGTATCGATTTGGATTTGAACGTTGCTGTATGGGGAAAACGCCAACTTCAGGAGTACTTGCACACTGTAAGTGCGATGCAAAATCACAACCAGCGCAATAGTACAACCAACTGTCCCTATTCATTATGACGTTGCAAATATCACAAACATATGTGATATCCTTATCATCGTAAGGAGAACCGAAGAGGAGCTCCAACTGATGTGGGTGTTTGTCAACAAGTATTGAACTTGGACAAGATGCACACTGCAAATGAATATCAAATTCGCAACAAGCACAACTAAAGCAAAATCCATTGCCATTAGAGCCACAAGCCTTGCAAGTATAGGAACGACTTGAATAAGTTGGAATAGGGAAAAGGTTTAAGGGGTGAGAAGGATGAGATGAGTGGTCGAGAAAACGAGGAGCATTGAGGTAGTTTTCATGGAGGAAGTATTGGCAGCTATTGCAGCCATAGAAATTAGGCTTGTTATTATTGTTTGGTTTTTCACAAGCATTGCAACTGAGAGTTTCAGATTCTGTTGGATTCACCAGTTTCAAGTTGTGGGGGTGGCTGAAGTGTTGTTTACCTTGAGATGTTGCACCTGTCCCTTTCTCTCTTCCCATTTTCCTTTTAACTTTGTTAGAGAAGTAATCAATAAAGCGTGTACGATGGATATATAATTAACAGAGAGCGAGCAAGTTTTCAGTGAGATTACACTAAATCGTACTAGCCTTTATAGCTATTTTACTGCATATGATAATAGCAACTTGGAATTTTGAactcttttattcttttctcAACTCATCACCGGCAACAGTTAGGCCAATTGCTATACTAAATTTCTGTCTAACCAGCTGTAGAATTTTGACTGACTCAGCTGTTATCCAATGTCAACTAAAATGGCAAGCATCTCGGCATTTTGACTTTTACTAAACGTTGCCTTCTTGTTTGTTTTTATAGTTTAAATCTTGAAGGTTTTTAAATTATTAGTCCATTAGAGTTCAAGTTGTATGGATGGATTGATGGTacaataaatattaatataatcATTATGATACTAGCTGTACTAGTTTTCGTTTTTCTCTGTAGTTGGTGTTCGTGGCTAATATATATAAGTACGGACCTGTTATAGCAGGTTATTATTTTGCATTCGATCTTCATTAATAATTCATGTAGACCagttcaaataaatctctttcattCTTCTGGACGTTGAAGTTCTGATTATATATTGGAACGTTGAAAACTAACTTACTAAACGAGTGGACATCTGAATTCATTATTTAGATCGTATACATTAGAAAGTCTATAAGTTTTAGGCTAAAAGGATGGTTGGAATGACGAGCACTGTCTTTTGCGCTACAGAGCTCGTGCATTTGAGTCGCGCACAAAGTAACTTTCCATTATTTTTAATGTGCATTTAAAAATTTCTGTGATGTAAGTGTAAAAGGTAAAAACAAACAATCAATTAACTCATTAATTCAATTTTCTGATCAGAATTCTTAAAAGttgaaagttggaagatttgatgTAAATAATTTACTTTCCACTACACCCTTCATAGTATGTCTAATAAAAGTCAAAAGATTTTATGTGCTCGTTGGAGGACAAAATGCGGGAATCGAGACTTAAATGATTTGGATATGTGAAGCGGCCGGAGGAGTACAGATACCCTAGTAAGGAGGTGTAAAAGGTTATCCTTGGTGGGTCTTAGGAGATGTAGAAATAGGCCAAAAAATTATGAGTAATTTACATTGAATACAACCCTTTAAAGACTTATTTATATTCCCTACAACTGTTTTTACAAAATTACTTTTAGTACAATTTATTATAAAAACTTATCTTTTTAATCATATCCTAAAATCTTTCTCTTGAGATTCTCTCTCACTTAAAAGATATCtctttctaattctctctcaccTAACGTATCTATTACTATCAATTTTCCCCCCAATTTCTCCGGTAAAAGATATTTCAGTATATCACAAGCGTCTAACCCCCTTTTCTTTGTCCCATATATTATGTGTAGGTCAAAATGCAAAGAAATACATTGCTCAAAAAATCATGGACACTGATGGTAGAAACAATAACCGGATTGAAGAAATTTCAGAATCATCTGTTGAAAGAACCAATTTTTTTGTCAATATCCCATAGTTCTGGTGCACCAACATCGCATACCAACCATCACCCTCATTCTAATTATCAACAAGTTGCATAtggaaaaaagaaagataaaaggattTCCGAAAAAAAGCACGTTAGAGATGAATCTGTGAAGAAAAATTGATCTTTTTTCTTTTACACCCATGGtgttctttttcttcatcttttccccCCCTTTTGTTTCTAGTAAATTCACTCAATTGTTAAATAGATAAAAATTGACatttttgaatttgttatgaaatatatatttatatggacGTCCACTAACCAAATAtaactcatactactcttctcaATTATATAGATAACTTCCACTACTTCTTACTATTATGGTTGTACTCCCACACCTCCATATCCTCTTCTATGATCTTCCCTCATGATCTCAATAGTTAATACCATGTTCATGACATCCCTTTGTATTGCCTCAATATCATCCTATAAATAGAGGATTTGGACATCACATTGTAGACACTTGAAAACACTTGATGAAATAAGAAAGTTCTCTCTTCCTCTCTACATATATTATCTATCTTTATCATTATGATAAAGTGCAAAACTCAAGGTCAAGTTGATCCTCAATCAAGTAAAgcatttcataatttttcaattGACACAAATTGGTTGAACCAATGGAAACATGTGCATTATTACGTATGCCATATTAATGTTCTGTTTGCTTCTATTGTTCGGGGAGTATTATTTTTCAATCATACCATGAATTACATGTTTAATTTATGAAAATTTAAGACTTGATGTAATTTTGTGTTACTCGGCCATTTAGTTTCATTTGTGCAGGAAAATAAGATGGTTGGATCAAGAATGATCATTTGTATAATTCTAATGATGGTTGCCTTGATTAAAGAAAATTACTAAGGTACAAGTAGAGCACCTCTGCTTTCAAATGGAAAACAGGAGGTATGATCTCATGAGCCTTATTTTCTGATGGCATAAGACAATATTTTAACTAAATCAGTATTATTACGAAATGGAATTCTGATTATATGGTTACAAAACCAAAAGGTTTTTCAATtatactttgtttttttttcaaatataatttatgAGATGCATATTTGGTTGACATAGAGTGAAAATACAGTATATGAAAATTTCTTTTCACGAGTATTTTCTTTTAATGCACTTATTTATTTGGCAACTCTACGGAACCATTTATTTGTTTCAGTATGAAATTTGATTAACTATACGTTTCATAGCATGAAAGACTAAGTAGGAATATTATGTGAATGTATGAGAAATAGATTGAATATTATGACGTATTTTGCTATgtcaattttaattttatcttGGCTTACTAAATTGACAAAGTAGCTTATCTACGATCCTTGCATTTCAATGTAGCTAACTGTTGCATATAGCTTTCTCTTGTATAGCAATAATCTTTATATATGTTCTTATTGTTATGCATATAATCACGTagtattaatatttttaaaggtTTGAGGGTGAGCCCCTAAGCATTTTGGCCCAATATGATATTTGTTAAGGGTGAGACGGTGGATTTAAGTTTCAGCGCACCATGAGGGTAAGATATCGGGTTCGACCCCTGATACTCCATGATGGTAAGAGTTGGGTTCGTATCCTAACTACatatggcctaacatgcctttatatgcATAAGACATTGGGTCTGAGTTACAATGCACCATattgatgactaaagaaaaataatatatttttaatgaaaaaggatgaagcttgtcccacttgaactccattcttgaagtgaatgtgatagcaatgcataataaatctaaatgtagacaagtggttgaccaatgaTCATGTGcgtgaaggcaatgtttaccatcaaattggtatggaaaaataataaagcacatCGCGATGATTATGATcaattccttgaagagaatgtgacttgtgataagcattgagaatgcagagCCATTCCTGATGGTAAATGTGGCGAATGTGATAAACGTAATGAATAAAGACGTGTAATGTATGATTGGATCAATACTGCACAACTTACCTCTACGGtaggtttgagtgaaataaagagaatgaATTTTATTGTGTAGCTACATGAATATACGGTACCTCAAAAATATTTTGgcatgtgtgatgacccaaaatgtcatctttaaatttaataattaattctgtattctaagacctcgtaaagcactatttatcattcctcgacttgcatgcgcagtccgtaaaatttttcgtaaagttttcaggtgaaaaatggattaaaatgtgaattagagctttcaaactcaattgagttgactttggtcaatattttgagcaaacggacttggattagtattttgacagttcctgtaggtccgtatcgtatTTTGGGACTTacacgtatgcccggaatcaaattccgaggtctctaacccgagatatggaattttgatttaaaaaattaaaagtttaagtttaaatagtgatcggatgttgaattttgtattctaagaccttgaaaagcactatttatcattcctcgacttgcatgcgcagtccgtaaaatttttcgtaaagttttcaggtgaaaaattgattaaaatgtgaattagagctttcaaactcaattgaattgactttggtcaatattttgagcaaacggattcggatcagtattttgacagtttcggtaggtccgtatcgtattTTGGGACTTacgcgtatgcccggaatcaaattccgaggtctctaacccgagatatggaattttgatttaaaaaattaaaagtttaagttcaaatagtgatcggatgttgAATTTTGTGCAAACGGccttggaatagaattttgatgattccaacagctccgtatggtgattttgaacttaggatcatgatcgaaattttatttggaattccgtagtgaaattaggtttgaaacggctaaaataggaattaaaagtttggaagtttgaccggggagttgactttttgatatcggggtcggaattcagttctgaaaattttcacagccccgttatgtcatttatgacttgtgtgcaaaatttgaggtcaattggacttgatttgatatgtttagacatcgaatgtagaagttgaaaattttaagtttcattaaacttgaattggagcataattcgtggttttagcgttgttttatgtgatttgagatttcaaataagttcgtatgatgttttaggacttgttggtatatttggttgaggtcccaagggcctcgggtgagtttcggatggttaacggataaaaaatgggacttaaacagctgtGCAAAACGATGCTGCAAATTTTCTTCTGCTGTGCAATCGAGCCAAAAAATCGAAGGCCAGAAATCGAGCCCGAAAATCAAGCCCAGAAATCGAGTcgaggatcgaaggcaggctcgagagccatgatcgaaggcaaggtaccggggccatgatcgaaggctagctcgaaggccactgatcgaaggcccaggatcgagggctatGACCAAGGCCAGTGCTCGAAGCccataaagatcgaagccatgatcaaTAGCCAGGATCgatggctgtgatcgagccccagggtcgagggccatgatcgaagctatgatcgaaggccatgaccgaggtccatgaTCGAGGACCATGATCGGACCACATGATCAGACCCCATGATCGAACTCCCCATGATCAGACTcctatgatcgaggtccaggatcggatcccatgatcgaggtcaccctggagagatctgtaagttataaaaataggggggcttcgtcccattcgccatttttaacaacttggagcttgagcagaggtgaTATTTGATACATTTCCAAGgcaaaatattggggtaagtgttcttaactcaatcttagttagattacccgaatccatcattatttttaacatttaattggtgatttaagttgaaaaactttgaaaaccctcttggatagatttgaggatttgagggtcgaatcgttattggaatttagtcatttgagtatggttagactcgtggttgaatgggcgttcatatttcgtaactttcgccggatttcgagacgtgccgtttttgagttaatttcggatttttgttgaaaaatatagtattttcttatagaattaattctataatttttgttgactgtatcgaattaattatgactagatacgagttaaCCGGAATCGAAAAATCatgttaaattggagcaagtcgaggtaagtgacttgtctaaccttgtgtgggaaaaattccccctaggattgataattgtaatgtgtgaaaagtcgtgtacatgaggtgacgagtgtgtacacaggctaaatgtgaaagattatattttaaattgtgtagatccttgttgcgcattaattaaattattttattttattatattcttcattattgatttaatgtttatattttaaatttgcttgaccttttcctgctaattattttatctgtttagttagaacttgatttcttttattctgtgcattatttgaaggttgattttctttaaattaaatattattaatatgaagtatttgacatttttaaacttgatattgaagcaacgtattaaagattttgaaatattattttcctgaattatttactcctgaatatttttgtaagattttcgtgctcattgtgatggagcagtgagctctttattgtggaaaaatattattgttgaattattttgacatgagccgcaagctctttattgtgaaaaaatattattattgaattattttgacatgaccTGTGAggtctttattgtggaaaaatattatttttgaattattttgacatgagccgtgagctctttattgtgaaaaaatattattgttgaattattttgacatgagccgttagctctttattgtgaaaaaatattattgttgaattatttttagcaagttaaattatttgagcacctgaggtgcaaattgtgatatattgtgatattgatacgcatgcggtggtataaggtctgggtattgaaacgcatgcggtgaaataagggtggcttgatacgcgtgactTGTAGGGAAAACTATTAGAAGTCATGCGgtttgataaggatggctaaaacgcgggatgctatttcgggaaaaatagtttctttaaaataaattgtgaaggctcccgtggtaagataaggaaatgagatattgtgaatttgtttataattttgggactacgaggcggtacctcgggagtgcccttgttgatattgatttatggccgcagttgcctttgattattgttgtgattttcttaaagttgaaaagaattctgttttatTTCCACGAAGTAtctatttgccattatttgatgtaattaaatgtgacatactacttgattcatttccattgtcgttttatcttataatattatttaaacattttaccatgccattatttattctccagtagggcctgaccttactactctaccgaggttaggcttgacacttactgggtaccgctgtcgtttactcatactacgcttctgcatatctttttgtgcagatccaggtacatcttatcagaccacacatcagtaaactagttgtacgaggagacttcgaggtatgtCTGACAGTGTCCGCAGaatccggagtccccttctatcttactatgttgtcttccttattttctttagaccttaatatatatagagacattgaggataaattcttagaagcttctgagttatttctaccgggttttgggagttgaaattgtttgaattgtagtttatttatttcagatatttattattattccgtattgatagacttacctagccttagagactaggttccatcacgacatcctacggagggattttggggtcgtgacaaattggtatcagagccctaggttcataggtgttatgagtcacaagcaggtttagtagagtcttgtggatcggtacagagacgtctgtacttatcttcgggaggctatggaactgttaggaaaatattcatttCTTTGAtcccttatcgtgcgacattgatttagcttgaaacatatatctcatattcctttgtatccacttgTGTATGACATTGCgtactcggtatcagttgtacgtcgacggttcgtgatgccgcagatggactacgagggagccagagatgctcaaacattgccttaacgtgtggttccgactgaagatgcgggcgtattgagagatcacctagtgaatcatgtgcgggGTGCAACAGAcattggcgtctggttgatttatacgagttgtgaaggttattattgtggatcatcggacgttgtaACCTATGACTTCACGTCGTCCACTATCAACGAGTGGATTGCAGAGTCTtatattatatcagttttgggcctgaaatgtatatatgtggtactgaaaggttccctaaaatttatacatgtttaaggcctgggattttgtagaggataaggttgggacttgcggtatgtccgcctccttaataatcctatacttcaataccaaaagagttatagaaacaactctaaatttgtagaagCTCTACTCAGCGTGGATGTCGCTGTtacggattttggggtgcttcggaggaagtacacttGTTGATGAGAGTCTGGACTATATGGTTCGTgataagatttgtctgtatggagctctacttttgtgatcgttgtgtataaataggggtaagggttaccccaaagaagaatcgaagagtatgttaataaatgggtcagctcaacagtgttgagtcagcataacaaaagaagaaattttccttgggagagataattctccaccgatGTTCGTGGCAAGACTAtaaagagggcagaccagccaatgcaacaccgcccacttggctcagttctcagaaacgcttttgaaagagtttgtttcccagattctccgtaatgcgtggcgcatagggtttgaacggttgcatcaggtcaccatgactgtatcataatatgccatcaggttcaataagttagcccgttaTATTCCTACCTTGCTTCCTACaaccagagagcgagtccacagactcattaaagtacccaattataatcataaaattttgtacgactcgggagctataggctgatacttcatttccgctagtagtagaaattgccaagatattagaacgtgtttggggtaaggaaaaaggaaactaaggagaccaagacgtctcgaggttttgagggattcagtggattctactccgcaagtataaatcattatggcgggggctcgggcagtcagCCAGAAAAGTctgcacatcggattactcggggtgctccagtaagttcttttaatgcaccaccgacatgagttcctacaatggttattccagttatctggcatagactcaatatgagcagcctaacccgcaaaggggttgttatgaatacgacgatactaggcacatcatgagaaaattgtcccaaacttaggagagacttatttcatcaaagcactcaggctacgtgccccattgcagttactacaccacccacatgaccagttaggggtggaggacagatgagtagaaggcgtcctagaggtggagacccagccgttgatatatttgttttatggtacgatggaggtcgctacatcagttgGTGTCTTTACAGGCAGGACCTTgatataatataaaggaataatttccttaacttgattcggttctgagtattgAGACTAGTCCTCcgattgtgctccacttatgagtaagtttcataattctataatctacttatgtgtttactcctgttgggagattctgtGGAGATAACTATGcatatcattccatgttggtcactaataagacatgtgaggctaaatgtggctttatgttactcatttcggtaagttttaatgtaatttacggataattaattacaaattgtgaattatataccctatcggtgtggggttcattatgtgttgtgattttgctTAACGAAAATTATTTAGAAGGAGCAAATGAAAAGTTTTGATTGGCACAATATGCATATTACTTATGATTCGGaactgaggatgagatcctcgcattttaatataaactgatatgtttaaactgggctacgagctgcggtggaagttatataaggacgagatccttgtgaggaaaattcttgtgtttaagttctcccttgtgaattttaatttgtactatagtactaatagggagtcatgcctgttaggcttatttaaaaattctatatgaaattctc
It encodes the following:
- the LOC107783130 gene encoding protein VACUOLELESS GAMETOPHYTES-like translates to MGREKGTGATSQGKQHFSHPHNLKLVNPTESETLSCNACEKPNNNNKPNFYGCNSCQYFLHENYLNAPRFLDHSSHPSHPLNLFPIPTYSSRSYTCKACGSNGNGFCFSCACCEFDIHLQCASCPSSILVDKHPHQLELLFGSPYDDKDITYVCDICNVIMNRDSWLYYCAGCDFASHLQCASTPEVGVFPIQQRSNPNRYRNTIPNPNATVEMINSVNDAHERLMAAQLESQIAARSRQAILDSIDGPSRRYSYY